A single Curtobacterium sp. MCJR17_020 DNA region contains:
- a CDS encoding GntR family transcriptional regulator codes for MTSRITEGAEPKHQQLRRILLDLATARLAPGAAIPSERQLIAEYGVSRITVREALGQLVNEGYLERVRGKGTFVAHRPVQSTLHLASFTEEMRAMGHVPTTVVLVREERVPPSDTVAALRLDAEVSAFHVKRLRMADGAPVSIDDAWLVADAFPGLLDHDLSGSVYSIIANEYGTPIDRAQQTVAANPAADDVATLLGTKTGAPVLEFDRVSYAGERPVEHTRSWYRSDRYRVQMEVTATQTAV; via the coding sequence ATGACGAGCCGCATCACCGAGGGTGCCGAACCGAAGCACCAGCAGTTGCGGCGCATCCTGCTCGACCTCGCCACCGCACGCCTGGCCCCCGGCGCCGCGATCCCGTCCGAACGCCAGCTCATCGCCGAGTACGGCGTCTCGCGGATCACCGTGCGCGAAGCCCTCGGACAGCTCGTCAACGAGGGCTACCTCGAGCGTGTGCGCGGCAAGGGCACCTTCGTGGCGCACCGACCCGTGCAGTCGACGTTGCACCTGGCGTCGTTCACCGAGGAGATGCGGGCGATGGGCCACGTGCCGACCACCGTCGTTCTGGTGCGCGAGGAGCGCGTGCCGCCGAGCGACACCGTGGCGGCGCTGCGGCTCGACGCGGAGGTGTCGGCCTTCCACGTGAAGCGACTGCGGATGGCGGACGGCGCTCCGGTGTCGATCGACGACGCCTGGCTCGTGGCCGATGCGTTCCCGGGCCTGCTCGACCATGACCTGTCCGGGTCGGTGTACTCGATCATCGCGAACGAGTACGGCACCCCGATCGACCGCGCGCAGCAGACGGTGGCCGCGAACCCCGCCGCCGACGACGTCGCGACGCTGCTCGGCACGAAGACCGGTGCTCCGGTGCTCGAGTTCGACCGGGTGTCATACGCCGGGGAGCGCCCTGTGGAACACACCCGCAGCTGGTACCGCTCGGACCGCTACCGCGTGCAGATGGAGGTCACCGCGACACAGACTGCTGTGTAG
- a CDS encoding glucose PTS transporter subunit IIA, translated as MTAVRTPFAGPVVALADVPDPVFAGQLVGAGVAVDPTGIEGAITAVAPVDGTIVKLHPHAFALQGAAGTDVLVHVGIDTVKLAGEGFELLATEGATVTAGDPVVRFTPSVISAAGYSPICPVVVLGSAPDSVVQDTVGTTVCEGDTLFEV; from the coding sequence GTGACCGCGGTCCGCACCCCGTTCGCCGGCCCGGTCGTCGCCCTCGCCGACGTGCCGGACCCGGTGTTCGCCGGCCAGCTCGTCGGCGCCGGTGTGGCCGTGGACCCGACGGGCATCGAGGGCGCGATCACCGCGGTGGCGCCGGTCGACGGCACCATCGTGAAGCTGCACCCGCACGCGTTCGCGCTGCAGGGCGCGGCCGGCACGGACGTCCTCGTGCACGTCGGCATCGACACCGTGAAGCTCGCGGGCGAGGGCTTCGAGCTCCTCGCGACCGAGGGCGCGACGGTCACCGCAGGCGACCCCGTCGTCCGGTTCACCCCCTCGGTGATCTCCGCCGCCGGCTACTCGCCGATCTGCCCGGTCGTCGTGCTCGGCTCCGCGCCGGACTCGGTCGTGCAGGACACCGTCGGTACAACGGTGTGCGAGGGGGACACGCTCTTCGAGGTGTGA
- a CDS encoding PTS transporter subunit EIIB, whose translation MADIKAADIIAALGGADNIEEVEGCITRLRVEVEDGDLVDKAALQAAGAQAVIGGGTGWQVIVGTVADNLAQDIQDEL comes from the coding sequence ATGGCCGACATCAAGGCAGCCGACATCATCGCCGCGCTCGGCGGTGCCGACAACATCGAAGAGGTCGAGGGCTGCATCACGCGCCTCCGAGTCGAGGTCGAGGACGGAGACCTCGTCGACAAGGCCGCGCTGCAGGCTGCGGGCGCCCAGGCCGTCATCGGTGGCGGCACTGGCTGGCAGGTCATCGTCGGCACGGTCGCCGACAACCTCGCGCAGGACATCCAGGACGAGCTGTGA
- a CDS encoding PTS transporter subunit EIIC, with the protein MSATTATDVPEKKKPKKQSRLFAQAQRLGRSLLLPIAVMPAAGILNRIGQADLLGAIPGFEQGASVIGAAGSAIFTWLPLLFAVGIAIGWAKKSDGTTALAAVVGYMVMYQVFAVMSPIVLAGVKDANGGQKMIDFGVLGGIVMGLTAATLWQRFHRTKMPDFLGFFSGRRLVPIITAAAGLVIAVLMAFVYRYFDIALTAAGQAVADNAVIGGGIFGFANRMLIPIGLHQLLNFFPWFQLGSFNDGTMIWHGDIARFLHGDPTAGIFQTGFFPIMMFALPAGALAIWRNAKPQNRKLVGGIMLSAALTSFVTGITEPLEYSFMFVAFPLYIIHAVLTGTSLALVNALGIHDGFSFSAGAIDYVLNFGKADGAIWLIPIGLGYAVVYYFLFSFVIKKWNLRTPGREEDTIAENTIEAATKP; encoded by the coding sequence ATGAGCGCCACCACTGCCACGGATGTGCCGGAGAAGAAGAAGCCGAAGAAGCAGTCCCGGCTGTTCGCGCAAGCGCAGCGCCTCGGACGGAGTCTGCTCCTGCCGATCGCGGTCATGCCCGCCGCGGGCATCCTGAACCGCATCGGCCAGGCAGATCTCCTCGGTGCGATTCCTGGCTTCGAACAGGGAGCGTCCGTCATTGGAGCTGCGGGAAGTGCGATCTTCACGTGGCTTCCCCTACTGTTTGCGGTCGGCATCGCGATCGGGTGGGCGAAGAAGTCAGACGGCACCACCGCACTGGCCGCAGTTGTCGGCTACATGGTCATGTACCAGGTCTTCGCCGTGATGTCCCCGATTGTTCTCGCCGGTGTGAAGGACGCGAACGGTGGCCAGAAGATGATCGACTTCGGCGTCCTAGGCGGCATCGTGATGGGCTTGACGGCCGCGACCCTCTGGCAACGTTTCCACCGCACGAAGATGCCCGACTTCCTCGGGTTCTTCTCGGGGCGTCGACTAGTCCCGATCATCACGGCGGCAGCTGGTCTCGTGATCGCCGTGCTGATGGCGTTCGTCTACCGCTACTTCGACATCGCCCTGACGGCAGCCGGCCAGGCCGTCGCGGACAACGCCGTGATCGGTGGCGGCATCTTCGGGTTCGCGAACCGCATGCTCATCCCGATCGGGCTGCACCAGCTGCTCAACTTCTTCCCGTGGTTCCAACTAGGAAGTTTCAATGACGGCACGATGATCTGGCACGGTGACATCGCTCGGTTCCTGCACGGCGACCCGACCGCGGGCATCTTCCAGACCGGCTTCTTCCCGATCATGATGTTCGCGCTGCCCGCCGGTGCCCTCGCCATCTGGCGCAACGCCAAGCCGCAGAACCGCAAGCTCGTCGGCGGCATCATGCTCTCCGCCGCACTGACCTCGTTCGTGACCGGCATCACCGAGCCGCTCGAGTACTCGTTCATGTTCGTCGCGTTCCCGCTGTACATCATCCACGCGGTGCTCACCGGGACCTCGCTGGCCCTGGTCAACGCGCTCGGGATCCACGACGGGTTCTCGTTCTCGGCCGGCGCGATCGACTACGTGCTGAACTTCGGCAAGGCGGACGGGGCGATCTGGCTCATCCCGATCGGCCTCGGCTACGCGGTCGTCTACTACTTCCTGTTCAGTTTCGTGATCAAGAAGTGGAACCTCCGCACGCCCGGGCGTGAAGAGGACACGATCGCCGAGAACACGATCGAAGCGGCCACGAAGCCGTAG
- a CDS encoding zinc ABC transporter substrate-binding protein, with amino-acid sequence MRNRFLALPLVAGAAALALTGCATSSASGNASSNGTIAVVASTNVYGSIVQSIGGDHVSVTSILNDPSQDPHSFESSARTQLAVSKADLLIENGGGYDDFMTTLADASDTKADTINVVKLSGLDKGGDAEFNEHVFYSYPTMVTLVDDVTKRLSALDAGDKATFEKNADALTTKLEDLESQTADLKKTYDGEKVAYTEPVPGYLFDAIGLDNVTPEAFSEAIEEGDDVPPAALKDTLALFRGKSVELLAYNDQTSSAETEQVKKAADQNDVPVVGVTETLPKGQDYVSWQQANIDAVQAALQK; translated from the coding sequence ATGCGCAACCGCTTCCTCGCCCTCCCGCTCGTCGCCGGCGCCGCCGCGCTCGCCCTGACGGGCTGCGCGACCTCCTCGGCCTCGGGCAACGCCAGCAGCAACGGGACGATCGCCGTCGTCGCCTCGACCAACGTCTACGGCTCGATCGTCCAGTCGATCGGTGGCGACCACGTGTCCGTCACGAGCATCCTGAACGACCCCTCGCAGGACCCGCACTCGTTCGAGTCGAGCGCCCGCACCCAGCTCGCGGTGTCGAAGGCCGACCTGCTCATCGAGAACGGTGGTGGGTACGACGACTTCATGACCACGCTCGCCGACGCCTCGGACACCAAGGCCGACACCATCAACGTCGTGAAGCTCTCGGGCTTGGACAAGGGCGGCGACGCCGAGTTCAACGAGCACGTGTTCTACAGCTACCCGACGATGGTGACGCTCGTCGACGACGTCACGAAGCGCCTGTCCGCGCTCGACGCGGGCGACAAGGCCACCTTCGAGAAGAACGCCGACGCACTCACCACGAAGCTCGAGGACCTCGAGTCCCAGACCGCCGACCTGAAGAAGACGTACGACGGCGAGAAGGTGGCGTACACCGAGCCGGTGCCGGGCTACCTCTTCGACGCGATCGGTCTCGACAACGTCACGCCCGAAGCGTTCTCCGAGGCGATCGAGGAGGGCGACGACGTCCCCCCGGCGGCCCTCAAGGACACCCTCGCGCTGTTCCGTGGCAAGAGCGTGGAGCTGCTCGCCTACAACGACCAGACCTCGAGTGCCGAGACCGAACAGGTCAAGAAGGCCGCCGACCAGAACGACGTCCCGGTGGTCGGTGTCACGGAGACGCTCCCCAAGGGGCAGGATTACGTCTCGTGGCAGCAGGCGAACATCGACGCGGTGCAGGCGGCGCTCCAGAAGTGA
- a CDS encoding ATP-binding cassette domain-containing protein, which produces MDDRAAARPVLALRDAGLSFGERKLWGHLDLDIAPGEFVAVLGPNGAGKTSLLRTVLGQQRLTSGTMSFLGQPVRRGHRKIGYIPQQRLMEAGTPLRARDMIAQGVTGHRWGILPTSKADRARIDRILDEVGATAFADAPVAELSGGEQQRTRVGQAIAADPALLLCDEPLISLDLRHQRGVTELIDRQRRQHDAAVLFVTHDVNPILDVVDRVLYIAGGRFRIGSPDEVLRADVLSDLYGTPVDVVRTMGRIVIVGANDAHDHHHGEVDPHAPASDEGRI; this is translated from the coding sequence GTGGACGACCGGGCTGCGGCCCGTCCGGTCCTGGCCCTGCGCGACGCCGGGCTGTCCTTCGGCGAACGGAAGCTCTGGGGACACCTGGACCTGGACATCGCGCCGGGGGAGTTCGTCGCGGTCCTCGGCCCGAACGGCGCCGGCAAGACCTCGCTCCTGCGCACGGTGCTCGGGCAGCAGCGCCTGACGAGCGGCACGATGTCGTTCCTCGGCCAGCCCGTCCGTCGTGGGCACCGGAAGATCGGCTACATCCCGCAGCAGCGACTCATGGAGGCCGGCACCCCCCTGCGCGCGCGGGACATGATCGCGCAGGGCGTGACGGGGCACCGGTGGGGCATCCTGCCGACGTCGAAGGCAGACCGCGCCCGCATCGACCGCATCCTCGACGAGGTCGGCGCCACCGCGTTCGCGGACGCCCCGGTCGCCGAGCTGTCCGGCGGCGAGCAGCAGCGCACACGCGTCGGTCAGGCCATCGCCGCCGACCCGGCACTGCTGCTGTGCGACGAGCCCCTCATCTCACTCGACCTGCGGCACCAGCGCGGCGTCACCGAGCTCATCGACCGGCAGCGTCGGCAGCACGATGCAGCCGTGCTCTTCGTGACGCACGACGTGAACCCGATCCTCGACGTCGTCGACCGGGTCCTGTACATCGCCGGTGGCCGGTTCCGGATCGGTTCCCCCGACGAGGTCCTGCGTGCCGACGTCCTGAGCGACCTGTACGGCACCCCCGTCGACGTCGTCCGCACGATGGGCCGCATCGTCATCGTCGGCGCGAACGACGCGCACGACCACCACCACGGCGAGGTCGACCCGCACGCCCCGGCGTCGGACGAAGGGCGGATCTGA
- a CDS encoding metal ABC transporter permease: protein MDVLSTVFSFQDYGELVALVQNSIWAGAVLGIVGGLIGPFVVARNMPFAVHGISELSFAGASASLLLGVNVVTGSLVGSVIAALLIGVLGSRARDRNSIIAVLMPFGLGLGILCLALYKGRAANKFGLLTGQIVSVDNPQLTFLIVIAAIVVATLLVIWRPLMFASVDPDVAAAAGIPVRTLAIVFMLVLGLATAVSVQIVGALLVLSLLVTPAAAALRLSSHPVIVPVLSTVFAVVSVVGGILLALGGGLPISPYVTTISFAIWVVCRIVGARRDRRGRDRVVRRDQRGGGAPGLPSGTNGTNGTGTGTSAETKVGAPA, encoded by the coding sequence ATGGACGTCCTGTCGACGGTCTTCTCGTTCCAGGACTACGGCGAGCTCGTGGCCCTGGTGCAGAACTCGATCTGGGCCGGCGCGGTGCTCGGCATCGTCGGCGGGCTCATCGGCCCGTTCGTCGTCGCCCGGAACATGCCCTTCGCGGTGCACGGCATCTCGGAGCTGTCCTTCGCCGGAGCGAGCGCGTCCCTGCTGCTCGGTGTCAACGTCGTCACGGGCTCGCTCGTCGGGTCGGTGATCGCGGCGCTGCTCATCGGGGTGCTCGGCTCGAGAGCGCGCGACCGCAACTCGATCATCGCCGTGCTCATGCCGTTCGGTCTCGGGCTCGGCATCCTGTGCCTGGCGCTCTACAAGGGGCGTGCGGCCAACAAGTTCGGGCTGCTCACCGGCCAGATCGTGTCGGTGGACAACCCGCAGCTGACGTTCCTCATCGTCATCGCCGCCATCGTCGTCGCCACCCTGCTCGTCATCTGGCGGCCGCTCATGTTCGCGTCGGTCGACCCCGACGTGGCCGCGGCCGCCGGCATCCCGGTGCGGACGCTCGCGATCGTGTTCATGCTCGTGCTCGGCCTGGCCACCGCGGTGTCGGTGCAGATCGTCGGCGCGCTGCTCGTGCTGTCGCTGCTCGTCACACCGGCCGCCGCGGCACTGCGGCTCAGCTCGCACCCGGTCATCGTGCCGGTGCTCTCCACGGTGTTCGCCGTGGTGTCGGTCGTCGGTGGCATCCTGCTCGCACTCGGCGGCGGCCTGCCGATCAGCCCCTACGTGACGACCATCTCGTTCGCGATCTGGGTGGTCTGCCGGATCGTCGGGGCCAGGCGCGACCGCCGTGGACGCGACCGGGTCGTCCGCCGCGACCAGCGTGGCGGGGGCGCACCGGGCCTCCCGTCCGGAACGAACGGGACGAACGGAACCGGAACCGGAACGTCAGCCGAAACGAAGGTGGGTGCACCAGCATGA
- a CDS encoding transcriptional repressor, which translates to MNAVQKVKRNTWQREAVRGALDSTEGFVSAQALHQHLRDEGSTIGLATVYRALADLATEGDADSLQQDGESLYRACTTDAHHHHLICRNCGRTVEIEADPVEQWAQDVAAANGFTNASHVVDIFGECAVCTASAAAAGSRTGDAAGE; encoded by the coding sequence ATGAACGCCGTGCAGAAGGTCAAGCGGAACACGTGGCAGCGCGAAGCGGTGCGAGGTGCCCTGGACTCCACCGAGGGGTTCGTCAGCGCGCAGGCGCTGCACCAGCACCTGCGTGACGAGGGCTCGACGATCGGCCTCGCCACCGTCTACCGGGCGCTCGCCGACCTGGCGACCGAGGGCGACGCCGACTCGTTGCAGCAGGACGGCGAATCGCTGTACCGGGCGTGCACGACGGACGCGCACCACCACCACCTGATCTGCCGGAACTGCGGCCGGACCGTCGAGATCGAGGCGGACCCCGTCGAGCAGTGGGCGCAGGACGTCGCCGCCGCCAACGGGTTCACGAACGCCAGCCACGTCGTCGACATCTTCGGCGAGTGCGCGGTGTGCACGGCATCTGCCGCCGCAGCCGGATCGCGGACCGGCGACGCCGCCGGCGAGTAG